The sequence TTCATCGAAGGGTATCGTGAAATCAAAAAAGCCATCACGAGTAATCCAAGTTCACCTATCCCTTGTTTGCCGGTAAAAATCACAAGTTTATTCATTTCCCCAGAATGTTTTTTAGGAGAAAATGAAGAGACCCTCATCCAGTCCGTCCATTGTCCGATCTTTGAACTTCCTCGTAAAATTTTTGAAAAAATTTCTTACAGAGATCGACCTGACGGCCTTATCGCTGTTGCTGAAACTCCCGATGCCCATGTCCCTTGGGAAAAAATCAAAAAAATTGAAACCAATCCCATTCTCATCATTGAAGGGGTGGAAAAACCGGGGAACCTCGGGACCATCCTCAGGACCGCGGAAGGTGCGGGTGTTGGCCTTGTGATTGTCACAGACCCAAGGATTGATCTTTTTAATCCAAATGTGGTACGTGCAAGTACCGGAACTATTTTTACTTTGCCCGTTTATATTGGTGATTTAAAAGAAGTTCTTACCCAGTTTCAATCCAAAGGTTACAAACGTTATGCGGTCACACCAGAAGGAAAAACTCTTTATACTTCCATCAATATGAAAGAAAAGTCGGTTTTTCTTTTTGGAAGTGAACAGTATGGACTAAGTGATGATGCAAAAAAACTTTCCGATGATACACTCCATTTGCCAATGCTCGGAGAAGCGGATTCATTAAACTTGGCCATGTCTTGTGGAATCGTATTGTATGAATCCATAAGACAAAGAAACAAATGAAACTTTATTTTTATATTTCAGGCCATGGGTTTGGCCATATCAGTCGTTCTGGAAATATTATCAAACGCCTGCTTAAGGAAGAGTATATTGAAGAAATTCATTTGGTCAGTCCAAGAATTTCATTTTTAGACTTTACCGATCCAAAACTTACCACAAGGAATTTAAAACTGGATGTGGGAGTTTCGCAAAAGAACTCACTTTCTATAGATTTACAAACCACAAAAGAAGAGCTCATCGATTTCGAAAAAAAGAAAACACAACTCCTAAAAGAAGAAACGGAATACTGCAAAAAAAACAAAATCGGATTAATCCTAACCGATAGTTCTTCATTTCCCATTACCATTGCTCTGGAAACAGGAATCCCCAGTATGTTTATCGGGAACTTCACCTGGGATTTTATTTATCAAAATTACGCAAAAGACGATTCGTATTTTGGTGTTCAAAGCGAACAACTCCAAGTAGAATACGGATTTGTTACAGAAGCGCTTATTTTACCTTTTTCTTGTCCTATGCCACCTTTCTTAGAATCGTCTAACATTGGTCTTGTGGGAAGAAAACCAAATCTTTCAAAATTACAAGCCAGACAAAAGTTTGGTTTAAAAGAGGATACTACTTACATCCTTTTATCTTTTGGGGCTTATGGTCTAGAAGGAACCAAACTACAAACCGAAAACTTACCCAAGTCCATTCAACTCGTGGCTTATGGAGTTCCCGGAATCCAAACGGAAGGAATTTTAGTTCCCGAAGTCTCCCATTATCCAGACCTTGTGGCAGCGGTCGATTATGTATGCACCAAACCAGGATATGGAATTCTAGCAGAATGTTATTATGCCAAAACCCCAATCCTTTATACCGATCGTGGTGATTTTAGCGAATACATCCACTTGGTAAATGCATTAGATTTATACTTTCGCTCCGCATATATTGACCATTCTCGAATAATTTCTTGTCAATTTGAAGAAGTGCTGACTCTAATTGATACAATCGACTCCATGACTCCAAAGTTAGAATTAAAAACGAATGGAGAAGAGGATGTTGTTTCACACTTATTAGAATACAATTAAATGCCTGGCCCAGACTCTTATACTGATCGAATCCTTCAAGATTTAGAAGCCTCAGAAAATGGTTATTTCCAAATCGAAAACTCGGGTGGCAAAGCCGTATTAAAAATCACCAAACCCGGCGCCAAGGGCAAAAAAGTTGATTATAAAGATGTTTTGGC is a genomic window of Leptospira bourretii containing:
- a CDS encoding glycosyl transferase — encoded protein: MKLYFYISGHGFGHISRSGNIIKRLLKEEYIEEIHLVSPRISFLDFTDPKLTTRNLKLDVGVSQKNSLSIDLQTTKEELIDFEKKKTQLLKEETEYCKKNKIGLILTDSSSFPITIALETGIPSMFIGNFTWDFIYQNYAKDDSYFGVQSEQLQVEYGFVTEALILPFSCPMPPFLESSNIGLVGRKPNLSKLQARQKFGLKEDTTYILLSFGAYGLEGTKLQTENLPKSIQLVAYGVPGIQTEGILVPEVSHYPDLVAAVDYVCTKPGYGILAECYYAKTPILYTDRGDFSEYIHLVNALDLYFRSAYIDHSRIISCQFEEVLTLIDTIDSMTPKLELKTNGEEDVVSHLLEYN
- a CDS encoding TrmH family RNA methyltransferase, whose product is MQNRRQYITSFSNPKVKWVAGLKEKRNRDDEKKFFIEGYREIKKAITSNPSSPIPCLPVKITSLFISPECFLGENEETLIQSVHCPIFELPRKIFEKISYRDRPDGLIAVAETPDAHVPWEKIKKIETNPILIIEGVEKPGNLGTILRTAEGAGVGLVIVTDPRIDLFNPNVVRASTGTIFTLPVYIGDLKEVLTQFQSKGYKRYAVTPEGKTLYTSINMKEKSVFLFGSEQYGLSDDAKKLSDDTLHLPMLGEADSLNLAMSCGIVLYESIRQRNK